Proteins encoded together in one Cicer arietinum cultivar CDC Frontier isolate Library 1 chromosome 4, Cicar.CDCFrontier_v2.0, whole genome shotgun sequence window:
- the LOC101491338 gene encoding pumilio homolog 11-like, producing MNNFCSSDVVDPLMEEHEHSPPLQPVQDKTVIHQQLYSSHVQDVRTLNAPRMEDNNTLSNNYNDKSSNGLLNYSEMNMMRIKAAIEANVHKMHFHHIYNYMNNRPSLLKRGLVPVMAMDELGCRYLQAKIDEGNFLDVEIIVSEVKDRLHQLITHPFGNYLILKIFQAKDIVTMDQINSLSFMLISNDQKLLDVCIHDHGTRVMQNILENIENTFTLYEVTRAVGRIIVALMKNINGSYVVLQCLKLFPPEFKDFQIILDEVVRNCVNVARDKVGCSVIQKFLRHVVGNAITLLIVEIISKAMVLAEDSYGNYVVQYVIKMMWPRANQMIIEVLRGKFVRLSLNKHASNVVEDLLRYCEYNDAAVIVEEIMRSRDFLTVLKDPFGNYVAQRALQCTKGRLCRELCHLIISKNRKLRNHLYGKRVLAMATACT from the exons ATGAATAACTTTTGTTCTTCTGATGTTGTTGATCCCCTAATGGAGGAACATGAACATAGTCCTCCTCTTCAACCCGTGCAAGACAAAACTGTTATTCATCAACAACTTTATAGTTCTCATGTTCAAGATGTGAGAACCTTAAACGCTCCTAGGATGGAAGACAATAATactttgtcaaataattataatgacaAAAGTAGTAATGGCTTACTAAATTATTCTGAGATGAATATGATGAGAATAAAGGCTGCTATTGAAGCCAACGTGCACAAAATGCATTTtcatcatatttataattatatgaaCAATCGTCCTTCACTATTGAAGAGAGGGTTGGTTCCAGTTATGGCAATGGATGAGCTTGGATGTCGTTATCTTCAGGCGAAGATCGATGAGGGTAACTTCCTAGATGTTGAGATTATCGTCTCAGAAGTTAAGGATCGTTTACACCAGCTCATCACACACCCTTTTGGAAACTACTTGATTCTAAAGATTTTTCAAGCAAAGGATATTGTCACCATGGATCAGATTAACTCTCTTTCTTTCATGCTTATCTCAAATGATCAAAAGCTCTTAGATGTTTGCATCCACGATCATGG AACTCGGGTTATGCAGAATATTCTGGAGAATATTGAAAACACTTTCACATTATATGAGGTTACGCGTGCTGTGGGGCGTATCATTGTTGCattgatgaaaaatattaatggTAGCTATGTTGTTCTGCAGTGTTTGAAGCTTTTCCCGCCCGAATTCAAAGAT TTTCAGATCATCTTGGATGAAGTAGTAAGAAATTGTGTTAATGTTGCAAGAGATAAAGTTGGATGTTCGGTTATTCAAAAATTCCTTAGACATGTTGTGGGAAATGCCATAACCCTGTTGATTGTAGAAATAATCTCAAAGGCTATGGTCCTAGCAGAAGATTCATATGG AAACTATGTGGTGCAATATGTAATTAAAATGATGTGGCCGAGAGCAAACCAAATGATAATAGAAGTGCTTCGCGGAAAATTTGTTAGACTTTCTCTGAACAAGCATGCCAGCAATGTGGTAGAAGATCTTCTGAGATATTGTGAATATAATGATGCTGCGGTTATAGTTGAGGAGATAATGAGAAGCCGTGATTTCTTGACTGTTCTTAAGGATCCCTTTGGAAATTATGTAGCCCAAAGAGCATTACAGTGCACCAAG GGTCGTCTTTGTAGAGAACTTTGTCATCTCATTATATCCAAGAACAGAAAACTTCGTAATCATCTTTATGGGAAAAGGGTGTTGGCAATGGCTACAGCATGTACTTAA